From a region of the Panicum virgatum strain AP13 chromosome 2K, P.virgatum_v5, whole genome shotgun sequence genome:
- the LOC120696179 gene encoding probable protein S-acyltransferase 7 translates to MLFLSSALVFYTFMFAFTVRRIRTKMDITNAGVFSLVRTLPESFVLAAFSFMTICALGCLLAFHAFLIAKNTTSHEMEKGRYHSSPNPYDKGALENIREYLFEKLPPPRVDFRAAAEPTWVPAGGESEGEPSAPSDDACRQAMRDARS, encoded by the exons ATGCTGTTTCTGAGCTCGGCGTTAGTGTTCTACACGTTCATGTTCGCGTTCACAGTGAGAAGAATTAGAACCAAGATGGATATTACCAATGCAGGAGTCTTCAGTTTGGTCAGAACTTTGCCTGAATCATTCGTTCTTGCGGCATTCAGCTTCATGACAATCTGTGCCCTTGGGTGCCTTCTAGCCTTCCATGCATTCCTCATAGCCAAGAACACG ACAAGCCATGAGATGGAAAAGGGAAGGTATCACAGCTCGCCCAATCCTTACGACAAGGGAGCGCTGGAAAACATCAGGGAGTACCTGTTTGAGAAGCTGCCGCCTCCTAGAGTCGATTTCAGAGCTGCTGCCGAGCCAACCTGGgttccggccggcggcgagagcgaGGGCGAGCCCTCCGCTCCTTCAGATGACGCCTGCAGGCAAGCAATGAGGGATGCAAGGAGCTAA
- the LOC120695504 gene encoding probable protein S-acyltransferase 5, producing MEYSADQEREMQERHDQGHSRSAGTGAPDGCPSSDTRDPIRTATACGVLRSLTPSCFSRGLPLPPSPPARVHQVWPGRNVFFLDGRVICGPDPRGLILSAMALLLSEWIFLARVIDSSPAHRILLPASSSLILLAAVSTYEHNLVAQFTNATASLLLAATSDPGIIPRNQASPSSEEDGTRAARFVAVNGVEVRLKFCETCKIHRPPRSSHCAVCDNCVDKFDYHCPWISQCIGLV from the exons ATGGAGTACTCCGCTGATCAAGAACGAGAGATGCAAGAGCGTCACGACCAAGGCCACTCGAGGAGCGCCGGAACCGGAGCACCTGATGGTTGTCCCTCCTCCGACACGCGCGATCCGATCAGGACTGCCACTGCTTGCGGCGTTCTCCGATCCCTGACGCCGTCCTGCTTCAGCCGCGGCCTGCCgcttccgccgtcgccgccggcgagggtgcACCAAGTCTGGCCTGGAAGAAAC GTGTTTTTCTTGGATGGCCGCGTGATCTGCGGCCCCGACCCGCGGGGCCTGATCCTGTCAGCCATGGCACTTCTCCTTTCAGAATGGATTTTCTTGGCCCGCGTCATCGATTCGTCGCCCGCGCACCGGATCCTCCTCCCTGCGTCCTCCTCCCTGATCCTATTGGCAGCCGTCAGTACATATGAACACAACCTCGTCGCACAGTTCACGAAT GCGACTGCTAGTTTGCTACTGGCTGCGACAAGCGACCCCGGAATCATACCGAGAAACCAGGCATCACCGTCGTCTGAAGAAGATGGAACACGTGCTGCCAGGTTCGTCGCCGTCAATGGTGTGGAGGTCAGGTTGAAGTTCTGCGAGACCTGCAAGATCCACCGCCCTCCAAGAAGCTCCCACTGCGCCGTCTGCGACAACTGCGTCGACAAATTCGATTACCACTGCCCCTGGATAAGCCAGTGCATAGGACTGGTATGA